From a single Apium graveolens cultivar Ventura chromosome 2, ASM990537v1, whole genome shotgun sequence genomic region:
- the LOC141708588 gene encoding pentatricopeptide repeat-containing protein At1g02370, mitochondrial-like, whose amino-acid sequence MMTMKITNPRSLRFNVTSPSFVRYFFTEESAVAPLTIYKKQVKRNNLYGRLSAVKITGETVAQTLNDYIREGNFVKKIELERCVKELRKYARFNHALEVMEWMRKRGINFSHSDHAICLDLIAKVKGTSAAENYFGDLSSSAKNKFTYGALLNCYCKEKMTDKAHSLFEIMDELGIASSISFNNLMSLYMRLNQPEKVPSLIQDMKNKNISPCVFSYNIWMTSYSCLNNIEGIESVYEEMLNNEQQCDWTTFSNMAVAYVKAGLHEKAESALKKVEEEIQKMGKPRDRTPFHFLLSLYSGTSNLMEVHRIWNYLKPAFEYTSNTSTLVMLQALSRLDDVNGLKEVFEEWESTCSSYDRRLPNTAIAAYLKHDMIEEAENVFHNLVKRCKTPFYWSWGLFMSYYLEKQQIDLALRCLEAATSGINNNEWRPFSADVTRFMEYFKKEGDVTGAEKLCEILKKANCIDSEAYRLLLDVYVAANRTAPEIRFKMKDDGVEISSELEDLLGRVCPK is encoded by the exons ATGATGACGATGAAGATAACAAATCCTAGGAGCCTTCGTTTTAATGTCACATCTCCGTCGTTTGTGAGGTATTTTTTTACCGAAGAATCGGCGGTGGCTCCGCTAACAATTTATAAAAAACAAGTGAAAAGGAACAACCTTTACGGCAGATTGTCGGCGGTTAAAATCACCGGCGAAACAGTGGCGCAGACGTTAAATGATTATATTAGAGAGGGTAATTTCGTCAAAAAGATTGAGCTCGAGAGGTGTGTCAAGGAGCTTCGCAAGTATGCTAGATTCAACCACGCCCTTGAG GTAATGGAATGGATGAGAAAAAGAGGCATCAACTTTTCTCATAGTGACCATGCTATCTGCTTGGATCTGATAGCGAAAGTCAAGGGAACATCTGCTGCTGAAAATTACTTTGGCGACCTCTCGTCATCAGCAAAGAATAAGTTTACTTATGGGGCTCTGCTAAACTgttattgcaaagaaaaaatgaCTGACAAAGCGCACTCTCTGTTTGAGATAATGGATGAATTAGGCATTGCTTCTTCAATATCTTTCAACAATTTGATGAGTTTATATATGAGACTAAACCAGCCTGAGAAGGTACCTTCTCTGATCCAAGATATGAAGAACAAGAACATCTCGCCATGTGTATTTTCTTATAATATCTGGATGACTAGCTATTCATGTTTGAATAACATTGAGGGGATAGAAAGTGTGTATGAGGAGATGTTAAACAATGAACAGCAGTGTGACTGGACAACTTTTAGTAATATGGCTGTTGCCTATGTCAAGGCTGGACTACATGAGAAGGCAGAATCAGCTCTTAAAAAGGTGGAGGAGGAAATTCAAAAGATGGGGAAACCCCGTGACCGTACCCCATTTCATTTCCTGCTAAGCTTGTATTCTGGAACTTCTAATTTAATGGAGGTCCATAGAATTTGGAATTACTTGAAGCCAGCATTCGAATATACCAGCAACACGAGTACCCTAGTTATGCTTCAGGCCCTTTCCAGACTGGATGATGTGAATGGATTGAAGGAAGTTTTTGAAGAGTGGGAATCAACTTGTTCCAGTTATGACAGAAGGCTCCCGAATACTGCAATAGCTGCTTACTTAAAGCATGACATGATTGAAGAAGCTGAGAATGTTTTCCACAACCTTGTAAAAAGATGTAAAACACCTTTCTATTGGTCTTGGGGATTGTTCATGTCATACTATCTGGAGAAGCAACAGATAGATTTAGCTTTAAGATGCCTTGAAGCAGCTACATCTGGTATCAATAATAATGAATGGCGTCCATTTTCTGCAGATGTTACTAGATTTATGGAATACTTTAAGAAAGAGGGCGATGTTACTGGTGCTGAGAAGTTATGTGAGATTTTGAAGAAAGCTAATTGTATTGATTCTGAAGCGTACAGGTTGTTACTTGATGTTTATGTAGCTGCTAATAGGACAGCACCCGAAATCCGTTTTAAGATGAAGGATGATGGGGTTGAAATCAGCTCTGAACTTGAGGACTTGCTCGGTAGAGTTTGCCCCAAATAG